TGGGATGATGAGCACGGGAGCTTGTGCGTGTGCAACCCGGCCCGCCGGACATGGCGGACGCTTCCCTCCCCGCCGAGCCAAAAGTTCGGCAAGGAAACGCGCGTCAGCGTCGCCGTGAAATTTGTCTACGACGGCGATGACATGGCGGAGGACTACAAGCTGATCTGCCTCACTGAAGCCACCGACTGCATCTTGTTTCAGCACTGCGGCGTGTATGACTCGGCCGCCAATGCGTGGACGACGGACGAGGAGATCGACTTCGGGCCGAGGGAGTTAGAGTACGACCACCCGGTGGTCTGCGGTGAGACGGTGTACTGGGCGTCCGACTGCGTCAGCTACGTGAGAATGCCCGACCCCTACGTCGTCGCTTTCGACACGACGACGAAGTGCACGGAGATCATCCCGGTGCCGGAGGGAGCCGTCGTCGACTCCGACGAAGACACGATCAAGGTGGGGATGTGGGACGAGAGACTGCCATGCCTGATCCATTATAGCGTGAATGCTGCCACCTTCACCCTGTGGATGCTAAGAAGGAAGAACGAAGGCTCGCCGCAGTGGGTGAAGTCGCACGAGATAAGCTCGATCCCTTACGCGCGATCCTTCGTGCTGAGCCATGGCTCGACGGGGATGCTACTGGTTTACAGCGACGGGTACAACGCGTACAGTTACAGCTTCAAGGACGGGGAGTCGCAGCAGATAGGAAGCTCGTCCCGCTTCTTCAGCAAGTTCATTCCCTAcgctaatacgcttcggccatgcggcaAACAGGAGGTGTTCTTAGAAGACCTGAGAagacctcttcttccttctttgctTCCATGGGTTTTCTGATGCAAGAACAAAGAGAAAGATAGTCTTACTCTCCCACATACGATCCAATTCTCTTACAGTGTTATATACTTTTAGTGTTAATAGCTGCATTATAATGAAAAATAACGATCATTATTTGGCAAATTAGCATCATATATATTACTGAAAATAACATCCGAGCATGATGTGTATCATAACATTTAAGttacagcatcatcatcatcatcataaagcATCATATATCACTAAatgctctctttcttcttctttcttttttatcatcatcctcttcctcctccttctaaTTAGAAGTTACTAATAGGGTCGAAAAGAATGATGGGAAACAACATCAACATAATTAAGATTTCGACAAATGAAATAAAGAGGTATAGAAATAAAGATATGTTTGGTAATTGaaggattataaataataaaattatatttattattttttataaatatctcaaaTAGTAAGGAAATTGCAAATGGCAAGATGAAGGTTGCCAATAGCAAacttatcattttttaaaattttaatattcctaatatatacttttctttttcttcgtaCGAGTAATATCGTAAGGGCATCGTAAAACGTCAAACGATATCGAGCGATAAGAGAGTGGAAGTAACGTTAAGGAGTTATGAGaaacacaaaaaataaaattaataatagaaaaaaatataaatagtaaatttttatttttatttttttgatattattaataataatgagattgccaataacaaaaaaaaaaaagcaaatttcTTCGTCGTTCTCACATAAACTTAAGTATTCTTTAAATGGAAGATGATTTATAAGGATAAAATTGCAATGACGATGTTGTATCAAAATACGAAATTGTTTTTGGGATCCAATAGGAGTATCAGGGGGGCATGTAGGGACTGTAGCTTTAGATCCAACAGCGAGCATCAAAATCCGATACCTAATGGATCCAACCCGAAAGATCGAGTATGGATATAGGTTTTTGGATCCGATCCGATAACACTTTTAGGCATCGGCGGCGTCCCTCGGCCAGGAAGAACTCGGTCAAACGCACCGCAGAAATGCTGAGAGGacgtctcctccctctgttccacTTCTGCCATCCCAAAGCCTTCTCTTCTtcgtcgtcttcctcctcctcctcctaccccGAAATCCCCACTCTCTATTCCTTTCTCCAACCTTCCATCTTCGCCATCCGCACCACCAAAGGCCCACAAAACCCcgcgccctcgccctcgccctcgcccacCTCCCTGTCCTCTCCCGGCAAAACCCTAACCCCAGAAGACACCGCCGCTCTCGAGTCCGACCTCCTGTCCGCTCTCCGATCCAGCCGCACTGACGACGCATGGAAGTCCTTCAAGTCCCTCGCCTCCGTCCCCCGACTCCCGCGCCCCGACGCCGCCGACGCTCTCGTCGCCCACCTCGCCTCCCTCCGCGACCGGCACAATCTCAAACGTGCATTTGCCGCCGCCGTCTTCCTCCTTGAGCGCCGCCCGGGAACCCTCTCCATTGCCTCCCTCGAGGCCCTCCTCCGCGCCATGGACTCCGCCAATACCCCCGCCCCTGCCCTCGCGCTCGTCCGCTCCATGCTCAAGAACCGGGTTTTTCCTCCGTTCGCCGCATGGGGGAGCTTCTTGATCCGGATCACGAGGAGGAACGGCTGCTTCGACGCTTTCTTGCGCGTGTTCGAAGAAAGTTGCCGCCTTGTGCTGGACGAGAACGTCGAGCCAATGAAGCCTGACATGGCCTCCTGCAATGAGGTTTTAGACGGGTGCTGCCGTGAGCTCGGGTCAGTAGCCGCTGCGGAGCGGGTGGTTGAGATAATGTCCACTATGGGCATGTCACCGGATCTGCAGAGCTTTGGGTCGCTCGCCTTTTTGTATGCATCCAAGGGCCTTGAGAGCAGGATCGTTGAATTGGACAAATTGATGGACGCATTGGGTTTCTCAGACAAGATGATCGTTTTAAAAAATCTGATTAGTGGATACGTGAAGTCTGGTTCTCTTGAATCGGTTTCTTCTGAAATTTTGCGGGCTCTGAAAGAGAGACATGATAAAAGTTCATATTGTTTGGATGAAGATACCTACGGGGAAGTTGTGAAGGGTTTCACAGATGGTGGCAGAATCAAAGATTTGGCTAGTTTGATTATCCAGGCACAAGAACTGGAGTCATCACAAGATTCAGTTGGCATTGATAGGTCAATCGGGTTTGGAATTGTTAATGCATGCGTTGGGCTGAATCTTCTGGACAAGGCACACAGCATTCTTGATGAAATGAATGCTCAAGGAGCTCCAGTAGGGCTTGGCGTGTACTCATCAATATTAAAAGCATACTGCAAAGAGCAAAGAACAGCAGAAGCTGCCCAATTGGTGACAGAGATCAGCGCCGCTGGGCTTCAATTAGATGCAAACAGCTATGATGCCCTCATCGATGCTTCTATGTCAGCTCAAGATTTCCAATCAGCATTTTCTCTTTTCAGGGACATGAGAGAGGCAAGAATTCCTGATCTTAAGACGAGTTATCTCACTATCATGACAGGGTTAACAGAGAACAATCGGCCTGAGCTCATGGCTTCCTTCTTGGACACTGTGGTCGATGACCCAAGAATTGAGATTGCTACACACGATTGGAATTCCATAATACATGCTTTCTGTAAGGTTGGTCGTTTGGAGGATGCTCAAAGGACATACCGAAGAATGATTTTCCTAAGATTCGAACCAAATAACCAGACATATTTGTCGCTCATCAATGGCTATGTGTCTGGAGAGAAGTGCTTCAGTGTGTTAATACTTTGGACAGACATCAGGAAGAAGGAGTTTGTTCAATTCGATCATGATTTAGTGGATGCCTTCTTATATGCCATGGTGAAGGGTGGATTTTTTGATGCAGCAATGCAGGTCGTCGAGAAGGCACAGGAGCTGAAGATTTTTATTGACAAGTGGAGGCATAAGCAAGCCTTCATGGAGAACCACAAAAAGTTGAGGATATCAAAAATTAGGAGGAGAAACTTCAGGAAGTTGGAAGCATTAATAGCCTTCAAAAATTGGGCTGGTCTTAATGCATGAAGATGTGGAGTCTGACTTCGTATAAAACTCTATCCAAGCAAAAAGCCTACCTTGAAGGAAAATGCTGCATCAAAATTTATTATGTGAATGGTGGACAAGGCATGCTCATCCACATACCGTAGTCTGCAAATGTATTGGAAAATAAATTACGAAAGATTCAGAAGTCATTGGAGTTTGCAAACATATAAATTCAATTGGACAAGACATGGTCGTATCTGTCTGTACAAGTGATGAAGTTAAATTATTGTTTACAGAGTCAAACAAGATAATGTCTTAAAACTATAAGAGTCAACTATGATTTCTTTCACAGAGGAGTTCAAACAAATACAAAATCCACTATGTATGCAATCTTTACCAAGTCAGTATGCATCAGTTCATTCCAGCTTGAAAATGTTCAGTGCTTGAGTGAATTCCAAATTTACTTCCACCTAGAGCAGAGAATTGGTGCTTCCATATTCAAAGATTGCTAAATTGAATTGGTTCAGGGAGACGTCGGCAACTAGGAAAAATCAGTAAATTTAGGTCAATATAGCTAGTTTGTAACCATTTTCACAATAACTGTTACAAAAAACTTAGCCAGGGAAAAGTTCAAGGTCAAAATGTCTTCTTCAATCAAAAGAGTCCTGTCTGTACATCAACACATTTTCTTTTTCTGGTGTAGCTATTAACTGTTGTTAAATCAGTGTCGAGAAAAACTGATTGTCTTCTTGAAGCTTCTGAATTTATCATTCCTAGTCATTGTAGACAATGAAAATTGTTCTGATTGATTCTTTTTGGATCATTGTTGCCTTGTATGGTTTAGATTTTCCCAAAAACCTTAGCCTGAATCAAGGATCATTGTTTTGGGTACCGGACTCGCTTTGGTGACTTGTCAGATCGGTATACCGATCAATATCGGTGTATCGTGTGTCAGTACACTGGTACATATCAACGTTTTGGagaggaaggaaaagaagaagaggaagggcaggtggaggaagaggaagaaaggaggaagaggaggaagaggaggaagaagagaaagtggtggagaaggaagaagaaaaagcagtggaggaggagaagaggtggtAGTGTACTTGGGAAGAAGAAGGTACGTGACGACAGTGGCGTCGTGAAGCAGCGGCGGTGGCAACAGCATTGAATGTGAACGTGGGCCCTAGTTTCTATTTtacgtttttttttcttttcttagtgCTGAGTTGGATGGGGCCCACCATTATTTTaggttttttataaatttttttctgaGTTGGATCGGGACGCCCGAAACGGGGGTGATCCATGTACCGGTCCAcgctcggaccggtatgtactgcccTTTTGATACTGTTTCGGGCAGTACGACAATCCTTGGCCTGAATACCATTTTTAACCCTTGATGATCAACAAGCTGATTCTTGTTATCATAAGCATGACCAATATTGTTATACTAATTTGCTTACACGTTTtcctttcttgaagcattttAATATCTACATGAAAGAGATCTTATGGCCTAACATATCTGTCTActtcaaaaattttgaattgctatCTTGTAAGTCCCCTGCTTTTTATAACTACTAATTATGAGCAAAAGTCCACCAGAACAATCTAAGATGGCTTTTAAGTTGACTTGAATGATATGAATATTCTCATTCATTGGATGATCTGAATCATATTACCTTGACTTTCCCATACAACTTAGTTGATTTTGGCCTATTGTTGGGGAAGTAGTATATGGTAATAGAACctacttatggaacattgttttCCATTGTGCCAATGGGCTTGTACAATATGGAGTGATACCTCATGGAAAGGCTAAGTTTTACTGGCTATATATTCAGGATTTTGATTTTTATTTGGTTCTCATAGAAATTTCTTTTATACAGATTTTgttcaatttaattttattagctcTTTCTTTAAAATGGAACTTCTGAATACTTTTTTACTGAACCTCTGGTTATCTTATTGGTTTAAATCTGTGTGCATCTGTTGTCAATGGTCTGTACAGTCCATCAGAATTTTTTTGTTTTGTGTTGTTGCTGAATTGTCCTTGATATGCATGGTACTTATGAGATTGATGCATgcctcttcatcttcttttttGTATGCAGTTCTTTGTgtaggcttctaaaggttggtTTGTTTGTTTTCTTCAATCATAGTTAAAGGTTCTAGCTGATGAGGAATCCCTTCTGAAACCTCATCCCAGAACTGTTAAGCTATACTTCAAACAAACTGATCAGTTTGTTTCTTGGTCTCTCTCAGAGTCGCAGGTATTATGAAGTTCAATATGAGTCTTGGCTGTAAAACAATAATCATAGAACTGCAAATTTGCAGCACTTGTTGTTAATGTTACACATTAACATTGTTTTGTTATGCATCAGTCTGCATCATTTAATGTTATACATCAGTCTGAATTCTAGTAAATATTCTTTTACTGTGGATAAATTCTTTAGATTAAAGACTTGCTTAAGATGATAATTCTGATTTTATTCATTTCCAGGTTCCATTTTCATCTCTTGGGGCTTCTAAAATGATGGAGGTGATCCTCCAAACAAGTGTCTTGATATATGGGTCATGAGGAGAAGTCAAGAGGTCATGTGTTGTGCAACAGAGAGACTAGGATTGAGTTGGAGCAATGTCATTATAGAATTTTAAGAGTCTACCTGCCTCTTGAGCTTTATGCAACTCCACCATTGAAGATGTCTTTGCTTTTTGCTACTTGCGTAGATTTCAAGGTATACCAGGCAAGGTGAGCTGATTGAACATGGAATCAAAGTGCACCTTGTTCATATGGTTGATAAATCTATGCTTCAAAGTGCTGGCAATAATGCCACTGAAAAGGAACCCAGAATAGGCACCTTGACAAGCACAAATCGTGGCTGTAATTAAAGGGAATGATGCCAAGTCGCCGAGATTGATGGGATCGAGGACTGAGATCATTCAGGTTATATTTAGGTTCCTTCTATTGGTGCACAAACTGGAAATCCTTGCTGGTGGTGAGACGTATGATTGGTAGATTCAAGTTATGGAAAAGCAAACATGACAATCACATGTTGGAGAAAGCTTGGTCATCCTCATCAATCAGGTGGTTTCATCTTTTCTCTTCCCCACTTCTGTTTCTCTTTGTCTTTCCCTTTTGTCTTTGATTTCAACTGGATTGAGATTTGTGTTTCAATTGATCTCTATAACTAAGAAAAAGAACCATTTCATGATCATGTCAATGTCATGCAAGCCTCTATTACTGTCATAATACGTGTGAAACTTAGCATGTGATTAGTATGCAATGTTCGATTGGAGAAGGAAAATGGTGCTCATCTGCTTGTTGGCATTAGTTCAACTGCATATGCAATCAATAACAATCAAACTAGGATTTGTTTTGAGAGTTGTTTTAAATCCATGTGCAAACTATGCTTGTGTTGGTTTTTGTAGTTCAATGAATCTATgtatataaattggagcataagcaTTTAGGCTTTAGATCAATCAAATTAATGGGTTAATTTTATATCAAGTCCTAATTATGATGATGTCTCTCCATAGTCTCTGTGGATTTGGACAAGTTTGTATTTCTAGCATTTGTATTTATTTCTGTGTGATTAAGGATGACTTGAAACTTTTTGATATTTGATATGACAACTCCCAAGAAACATTTAACACATGCAATCAAATCATTCAACAAAGAAATCCAGATCAATAGAATCAAGGTCCAAGTTTTTGTCAGACTATCATCACTTGTCAACAATTACAGCTCTTTTACTTTTTGCAGACATTTCATTTTTGTAGACCAAGGGATTCTGACACAAATAATTCAAAATTCAGCAATCTTGTCACATTTAagatttcttatttgaattgatggAAACTTCATAAAAGTGACAGTGCAAACTTTGAGGGGCCAAAAATCTCTCCCACCACATAAAGAACACCAAGACAGCCAAATCATAGAAAGAGAAATTGTAACAGATCATACTATTCATTGGCATCAAAGCTAGTTGCACATTAACCTAACTAGGGAGGGCACCCAAAACCTCATTTAATCAATAAATTGCTGCCTCCCtagatttgagagagagagagagagagagactggtcCATGAAGAACAAGAGAGTAACACATCCATCCTACCAACCCATAGCACCATCCACCCAAAAGGAATAAAAAACCTCCTATGTTGCCACTAGACAACAAAACTAGTGTGCTAATGTCTCAAGATGCATCCACCAACCATTCATCAGTAGTAATATCACATGCTTGTTGCACAACCTGATCCACCCGTCAATTTGCATTCCAACTTTCCCAATATCTTCATATCAAAGCCTCAATAAAACCAAGGGAGAGAGCAAAAAGGTTAGGAGGAGAGAAGGCATCCCTTTGTTTGGAATCAGGCCACCATCACTCCCATCAATGCTAGTTGTTCCTGTGGGGCCTAGGCCACCCAGCACTCCTCCAGTGCCTGTAGTGCCTGTGGTTGGAGTGAAGGTGCTGGGAGTTGTGGAGCTTGGAGTGGTGCTTGTGCTTGTTGGAGTGGTTGAAGAGCCTGCAGCACTGATGCAGAGTAAAAGAATGAAAAAGTTTTAGGGCTTAGACAGATCAATGTAAGTGGAAAAATAAGGTAGGAAATTGATACAACCACATCTAGGCATTTAATCTAGCAAAACTAGCTTTGAGTTTCAACCTTGGCCTTCAATTCCAATAAACTATGGGGAAAAGATAAAACAAAGTTCCAGCAAGAAAAATAGTGAAATACCCAATGGGTTTACTAGATGATTAGAGGATAATGACAACACAAATGCTTTATAAACAGAAGAAAATGCAACTTGGCATTTTAAAGTCCCAGTTAGAGGCAGAGGAAGAGTTGGAATCCACAGAACAGACAACTAAAGTTGCCTTAAGATAGAATTGGATGAATGGAGAAACTTAAAATTGTTTGGGATTCAAGGAACCATAACACCATCATCAGTGAAGGTTGCTGTAAAACTGTCCACTCCAGCAAAACCAAGAAAACTTGGAGCCTTCCAGCTTCTAGAACACCTTTCAAGGTTGCTTAAATTGCTCAGGGTTGAATTTCCTAAAAGAACCGAAATAAAAAGGCCAGAGG
This genomic stretch from Musa acuminata AAA Group cultivar baxijiao chromosome BXJ3-9, Cavendish_Baxijiao_AAA, whole genome shotgun sequence harbors:
- the LOC135649995 gene encoding uncharacterized protein LOC135649995, encoding MGSIFLLTLFRGCSRKRRSSARVADDALSEVALYLDDDILPVVFSYLPAKAFFRLQLVAKRFHELSKYPRFLLEQAGHNKSASGFFHRDGYGPYGFLLIDPYAGIPVSFPDYFNYSDEVLASAGGLVFYQRKRYWDDEHGSLCVCNPARRTWRTLPSPPSQKFGKETRVSVAVKFVYDGDDMAEDYKLICLTEATDCILFQHCGVYDSAANAWTTDEEIDFGPRELEYDHPVVCGETVYWASDCVSYVRMPDPYVVAFDTTTKCTEIIPVPEGAVVDSDEDTIKVGMWDERLPCLIHYSVNAATFTLWMLRRKNEGSPQWVKSHEISSIPYARSFVLSHGSTGMLLVYSDGYNAYSYSFKDGESQQIGSSSRFFSKFIPYANTLRPCGKQEVFLEDLRRPLLPSLLPWVF
- the LOC135648889 gene encoding pentatricopeptide repeat-containing protein At1g69290-like — translated: MLRGRLLPLFHFCHPKAFSSSSSSSSSSYPEIPTLYSFLQPSIFAIRTTKGPQNPAPSPSPSPTSLSSPGKTLTPEDTAALESDLLSALRSSRTDDAWKSFKSLASVPRLPRPDAADALVAHLASLRDRHNLKRAFAAAVFLLERRPGTLSIASLEALLRAMDSANTPAPALALVRSMLKNRVFPPFAAWGSFLIRITRRNGCFDAFLRVFEESCRLVLDENVEPMKPDMASCNEVLDGCCRELGSVAAAERVVEIMSTMGMSPDLQSFGSLAFLYASKGLESRIVELDKLMDALGFSDKMIVLKNLISGYVKSGSLESVSSEILRALKERHDKSSYCLDEDTYGEVVKGFTDGGRIKDLASLIIQAQELESSQDSVGIDRSIGFGIVNACVGLNLLDKAHSILDEMNAQGAPVGLGVYSSILKAYCKEQRTAEAAQLVTEISAAGLQLDANSYDALIDASMSAQDFQSAFSLFRDMREARIPDLKTSYLTIMTGLTENNRPELMASFLDTVVDDPRIEIATHDWNSIIHAFCKVGRLEDAQRTYRRMIFLRFEPNNQTYLSLINGYVSGEKCFSVLILWTDIRKKEFVQFDHDLVDAFLYAMVKGGFFDAAMQVVEKAQELKIFIDKWRHKQAFMENHKKLRISKIRRRNFRKLEALIAFKNWAGLNA